The proteins below come from a single Deinococcus radiopugnans ATCC 19172 genomic window:
- a CDS encoding P-II family nitrogen regulator yields the protein MKLITAVVRPERVQHVKEALFQAGISGITLSRVSGHGGEQEIVEHYRGTRVMIEFRDKVEIRMAVSEPFEQAAIDAICRGARTGEVGDGKIFVQPLERVIRIRTGEEGNSALTPVTEKKLAPV from the coding sequence ATGAAACTGATCACGGCAGTCGTCAGGCCCGAACGGGTTCAACACGTTAAAGAGGCGTTGTTTCAGGCGGGGATCAGCGGCATCACGCTCTCGCGGGTCAGCGGCCACGGCGGCGAGCAGGAAATCGTGGAGCACTACCGGGGCACGCGCGTGATGATCGAGTTCCGCGACAAGGTGGAAATCCGCATGGCGGTCAGCGAACCGTTCGAGCAGGCGGCCATCGACGCCATCTGCCGGGGCGCCCGCACCGGGGAAGTGGGCGACGGCAAAATCTTCGTGCAGCCGCTGGAGCGCGTCATCCGCATCCGCACTGGTGAGGAAGGCAACTCGGCCCTGACGCCCGTCACCGAGAAAAAGCTGGCCCCGGTATGA
- a CDS encoding DUF4126 domain-containing protein yields MELLSGLLSSLGLSGAAGLNAYVPLLVVGLLSRLGVLHLNEPFGLLGNPWVLLAVGVIGLLDFVGDKIPGIDTALHLVGGLINTVAGAVLFAAQTGVADVPPALSLALGVIVAGGVHATRTAVRPVATVTTGGLGNPLVSTLEDGTSLLLSLLAVFVPLLAVLLLAAVVFVGYRLWTRRRGRRAL; encoded by the coding sequence ATGGAACTGCTGTCCGGTCTGCTGTCCTCGCTGGGCCTGTCGGGCGCTGCGGGGCTGAACGCCTACGTACCGCTGCTGGTGGTGGGCCTGCTGTCGCGCCTGGGCGTGCTGCACCTGAATGAGCCGTTTGGCCTGCTGGGCAACCCCTGGGTCTTGCTGGCCGTGGGCGTGATCGGACTGCTGGATTTCGTGGGCGACAAGATTCCCGGCATCGACACCGCGCTGCATCTGGTGGGCGGCCTGATCAACACGGTGGCGGGCGCGGTGCTGTTTGCCGCGCAGACCGGCGTGGCCGACGTGCCCCCGGCCCTGAGTCTGGCGCTGGGCGTGATCGTGGCGGGCGGAGTGCATGCCACCCGCACGGCGGTGCGCCCGGTCGCCACAGTCACCACGGGCGGGCTGGGCAATCCGCTGGTCAGCACCCTGGAGGACGGCACCAGTCTGCTGCTCTCGTTGCTGGCCGTGTTCGTGCCCCTTCTGGCCGTGCTCCTGCTGGCTGCCGTGGTCTTCGTGGGCTACAGGTTATGGACGCGGCGACGGGGGCGCCGGGCGCTGTAG
- the rpmI gene encoding 50S ribosomal protein L35, with product MPKMKTLKSATRRIKITGTGKVMAFKSGKRHQNTGKSGDEIRGKGKGFVLAQSEWARMKKMLPYKGGK from the coding sequence ATGCCCAAGATGAAGACACTCAAGAGCGCCACGCGCCGGATCAAGATCACCGGAACGGGCAAAGTGATGGCGTTCAAGAGCGGCAAGCGCCACCAGAACACCGGCAAGAGCGGCGACGAGATTCGCGGCAAGGGCAAGGGCTTCGTGCTGGCCCAGAGCGAGTGGGCGCGCATGAAGAAGATGCTGCCCTATAAGGGAGGCAAGTAA
- the rplT gene encoding 50S ribosomal protein L20, with amino-acid sequence MPRAKTGIVRRRRHKKVLKRAKGFWGSRSKQYRNAFQTLLNAATYEYRDRRNKKRDFRRLWIQRINAGARLHGMNYSTFIGGLRLAGIDLNRKVLADIAAREPEAFKALVDAAQGAHQNKAA; translated from the coding sequence ATGCCCCGCGCCAAGACCGGCATCGTCCGCCGCCGCCGCCACAAGAAGGTGCTGAAGCGCGCCAAGGGCTTCTGGGGCTCGCGCAGCAAGCAGTACCGCAACGCCTTCCAGACCCTGCTGAACGCGGCCACCTACGAGTACCGCGACCGCCGCAACAAGAAGCGCGACTTCCGCCGCCTGTGGATTCAGCGCATCAACGCGGGCGCCCGCCTGCACGGCATGAACTACTCCACCTTCATCGGTGGCCTGCGTCTGGCCGGCATCGACCTGAACCGCAAGGTGCTGGCCGACATCGCTGCCCGTGAACCCGAAGCCTTCAAGGCCCTCGTGGACGCGGCCCAGGGCGCGCACCAGAACAAGGCCGCTTAA
- a CDS encoding GntR family transcriptional regulator, which produces MAKYPLIKSTLKDRLLGGHYAEGLPLPSEPQLAREFEVSRMTARRAIDELEREGYVYRVQGAGTFPTGKRFRQGTFRVRPFKEWARHPDHRTTVLRAMQIEATPEIAIVLQIQSGDPVIFVHRLRNAGDEALVIEKRYVNAALAPGLLEQNLSAESIHETMVSMGVPMARVEQNLEAVNLRQEEADLLRVPLGTAAFLLRRTTYSGSKRASYVNYWVRGDRYAFQDTFEP; this is translated from the coding sequence ATGGCGAAATACCCGCTGATCAAATCGACCCTGAAAGACCGGCTGCTGGGGGGCCATTACGCCGAGGGGCTGCCGCTGCCCAGCGAACCGCAACTGGCCCGCGAATTCGAGGTCTCGCGCATGACCGCCCGCCGCGCCATCGACGAACTGGAGCGTGAAGGCTACGTGTACCGCGTGCAGGGCGCGGGCACCTTTCCCACCGGCAAACGCTTCCGGCAGGGCACCTTCCGGGTGCGGCCCTTCAAGGAGTGGGCGCGGCACCCCGATCACCGCACCACCGTGCTGCGCGCCATGCAGATCGAGGCCACCCCGGAAATCGCCATCGTGCTGCAGATTCAGAGCGGTGATCCGGTGATCTTCGTCCACCGCCTGCGCAACGCCGGGGACGAGGCGCTGGTGATCGAGAAGCGCTACGTCAACGCCGCGCTGGCGCCGGGCCTGCTGGAGCAGAACCTGAGCGCCGAGAGCATCCACGAAACGATGGTCAGCATGGGCGTACCGATGGCCCGCGTCGAGCAGAATCTGGAAGCGGTCAACCTGCGCCAGGAGGAGGCCGACCTGCTGCGCGTGCCGCTGGGCACCGCCGCCTTCCTGCTCCGGCGCACCACCTACAGCGGCAGCAAACGCGCCAGCTACGTCAACTACTGGGTGCGCGGAGACCGCTACGCCTTCCAGGACACCTTCGAGCCGTGA
- the moaA gene encoding GTP 3',8-cyclase MoaA → MLLDQLGRPLRDLRISVTDRCNLRCTYCMPAEVFGPDYAFLPRTELLSFEEIERLARTFVGLGVQKLRITGGEPTLRRDLPELISRLRQIDGVQDIALTTNGLLLPRLSADLRAAGLDRVTVSIDSLDPEVFGRMNGLGTHPQKVLDGIEAALTAGLGVKINTVVQRGVNEDGLRNLWLALRDKAVLRFIEFMDVGNHNGWNLDSVVPSREVLARLSADGTGAEFQPVRPNYTGEVAARHISADGHEVGLISSVSAPFCGDCSRARISAVGVLYTCLFAGSGTDLRAPLRAGADDAAMHDLIAGVWRARRDRYSEERGEITRGQKERQKVEMSHIGG, encoded by the coding sequence ATGTTGCTCGATCAGCTCGGAAGGCCCCTGCGAGACCTGCGGATCAGCGTGACGGACCGCTGCAATCTGCGCTGCACCTATTGCATGCCCGCCGAGGTCTTCGGCCCCGACTACGCCTTCCTGCCGCGCACCGAACTGCTGAGCTTCGAGGAAATCGAGCGGCTGGCCCGCACCTTCGTCGGTCTGGGCGTGCAGAAGCTGCGCATCACCGGCGGCGAACCCACCCTGCGCCGCGACCTGCCAGAACTGATCTCGCGCCTCAGGCAGATCGACGGCGTGCAGGACATCGCCCTGACCACCAACGGGCTGCTGCTGCCGCGCCTGTCGGCGGACTTAAGGGCGGCGGGCCTGGACCGCGTGACGGTCAGCATCGACAGCCTCGATCCCGAGGTCTTCGGGCGCATGAATGGGCTGGGTACCCACCCACAGAAAGTGCTGGACGGCATCGAGGCCGCCCTGACGGCGGGCCTGGGCGTCAAGATCAACACGGTGGTGCAGCGCGGCGTCAATGAGGACGGGCTGCGAAATCTGTGGCTGGCCCTGCGCGACAAGGCGGTGCTGCGCTTTATCGAGTTTATGGACGTGGGCAACCACAACGGCTGGAACCTGGACAGCGTGGTGCCCTCGCGCGAGGTGCTGGCCCGCCTGAGCGCCGACGGGACCGGGGCGGAATTTCAGCCCGTGCGCCCCAACTACACGGGTGAGGTGGCCGCCCGTCACATCAGCGCGGACGGCCACGAGGTGGGCCTGATTTCCTCGGTCAGCGCGCCGTTCTGTGGCGACTGCTCGCGGGCGCGCATCTCGGCGGTGGGCGTGCTGTACACCTGCCTGTTCGCCGGCAGCGGCACCGATCTGCGCGCCCCCCTGCGCGCCGGGGCCGACGACGCGGCGATGCACGACCTGATTGCAGGCGTCTGGCGCGCACGCCGCGACCGCTACAGCGAGGAACGCGGCGAAATCACGCGCGGCCAGAAAGAGCGGCAGAAAGTCGAGATGTCGCACATCGGCGGCTGA
- a CDS encoding YbaB/EbfC family nucleoid-associated protein → MDMKKLMKQMQQAQSAAAKIQENLAAQSVEGTASGLVTVTMNGHGKVTALKIKPEAVDPDDVEALEDLLLVALQDASAQADALQQDATRGLGIPGF, encoded by the coding sequence ATGGATATGAAGAAGCTGATGAAGCAGATGCAGCAGGCCCAGAGCGCCGCCGCCAAGATTCAGGAGAATCTGGCCGCCCAGTCGGTGGAAGGCACGGCCAGCGGTCTGGTCACGGTGACCATGAACGGCCACGGCAAGGTCACGGCCCTGAAGATCAAGCCCGAGGCCGTGGATCCGGACGACGTGGAAGCGCTGGAAGACCTGCTGCTCGTCGCCCTGCAGGACGCCAGCGCCCAGGCCGACGCCCTGCAGCAGGACGCCACGCGCGGGCTGGGGATTCCCGGATTTTGA
- the recR gene encoding recombination mediator RecR, which translates to MKYPPSLVSLIRELSRLPGIGPKSAQRLAFYLFEQPREDIERLAGSLLSAKRDLHSCPVCFNITDAEVCDVCSDPARDQALICVVEEPGDVIAIERSGEYRGLYHVLHGVLSPMNGVGPEQLHIKPLLPRVTEGQEVILATGTTVEGDATALYLQRLLEPLGATVSRIAYGLPVGGALEYADEVTLGRAMAGRQQVSKPRPPRVKNDGEDDEGAVGVPAR; encoded by the coding sequence ATGAAGTACCCCCCTTCCCTCGTCTCCCTGATCCGTGAGCTGTCGCGTTTGCCGGGCATCGGCCCCAAGAGCGCGCAGCGGCTGGCCTTTTACCTGTTCGAGCAACCGCGCGAGGACATCGAGCGGCTGGCGGGTTCGCTGCTGTCGGCCAAGCGCGATCTGCACAGCTGCCCGGTGTGCTTCAACATCACCGATGCCGAGGTCTGCGACGTGTGCAGCGATCCGGCCCGCGATCAGGCGCTGATCTGCGTGGTGGAGGAACCCGGCGACGTGATTGCCATCGAGCGCAGCGGCGAGTATCGCGGCCTGTACCACGTGCTGCACGGCGTGCTGAGTCCCATGAACGGCGTCGGCCCCGAGCAATTGCACATCAAGCCCCTACTGCCGCGCGTGACCGAGGGGCAGGAGGTCATTCTGGCTACCGGCACCACCGTGGAGGGTGACGCCACCGCGCTGTACCTGCAGCGTCTGCTGGAGCCGCTGGGCGCCACCGTCAGCCGCATCGCCTACGGGTTGCCGGTGGGCGGCGCGCTGGAATACGCCGACGAGGTCACGCTGGGCCGCGCCATGGCCGGACGCCAGCAGGTCAGCAAGCCCCGGCCCCCCAGGGTCAAGAACGACGGCGAGGATGACGAGGGGGCGGTGGGCGTTCCGGCGCGGTGA
- a CDS encoding DedA family protein — translation MHDLTQAILSASYLGIFLIVFAETGLLVGFFLPGDSLLIAAGLLAAAPDSGLNLWAVMAAVVAGGIIGCSAGYWIGQRFGPAVFSNQNSRFFKPEYVAQAEKFFVQYGALAVILARFVPIVRTLVPTLAGVSRMPFALFTLYNVIGAVLWGVGVTGLAYYLGGLIPNLDQYILLIVGVVLVVSVIPIVVKFMQARRGGVKG, via the coding sequence ATGCACGATCTGACCCAAGCCATCCTGTCCGCCTCCTACCTGGGGATCTTTCTGATCGTCTTCGCGGAAACCGGGCTGCTGGTGGGCTTTTTTCTGCCGGGTGACAGCCTGCTGATCGCGGCGGGCCTGCTGGCCGCAGCGCCCGACAGCGGCCTGAACCTGTGGGCCGTGATGGCGGCGGTGGTGGCGGGCGGCATCATCGGGTGCTCGGCGGGGTACTGGATCGGTCAGCGCTTCGGCCCCGCCGTGTTCAGCAACCAGAACTCGCGCTTTTTCAAGCCCGAATACGTGGCGCAGGCCGAGAAGTTCTTCGTGCAGTACGGGGCGCTGGCCGTTATCCTGGCCCGCTTCGTGCCCATCGTGCGGACGCTGGTGCCGACGCTGGCGGGCGTGAGCCGCATGCCGTTCGCGCTGTTCACGCTGTACAACGTGATCGGCGCGGTGCTGTGGGGCGTGGGCGTGACCGGGCTGGCATATTACCTGGGCGGCCTGATTCCCAACCTGGATCAGTACATCCTGCTGATCGTGGGCGTGGTGCTGGTGGTCAGCGTGATTCCGATCGTCGTCAAGTTCATGCAGGCACGGCGCGGCGGGGTCAAGGGTTAG
- a CDS encoding endonuclease III domain-containing protein: protein MTAPAPSSKKRPLSEQQPPPAHLPEIVRRLAEEYLPDPPQPRRAAEPLDGLIQTILSQQNTAPITRRQFQGLKAAYPRWEGALMDGPDGIEAVLKAAGGGLSRVKAGYIYSLLSELDETRPTLSLRETRDLDDTAARQLLESLPGVGMKTASCVLLFDLARPAMPVDTHIHCIARRLELVPEAWNAVKVERWFDEVLPREWTARYTFHVAAIRHGRQTCRARNPACGVCVLRDLCPSAAILGG from the coding sequence GTGACTGCGCCTGCGCCCTCCTCAAAAAAACGCCCGCTGAGCGAGCAACAGCCGCCTCCCGCCCACTTGCCCGAAATCGTGCGCCGGCTGGCCGAGGAATATCTACCCGATCCGCCGCAGCCCAGACGCGCCGCCGAGCCTCTGGACGGCCTGATTCAGACCATCCTGTCGCAGCAGAACACAGCCCCGATCACGCGGCGGCAGTTCCAGGGCCTGAAAGCCGCGTACCCGCGCTGGGAGGGGGCGCTGATGGACGGCCCGGACGGTATCGAGGCCGTGCTGAAGGCGGCGGGCGGCGGCCTCTCGCGCGTCAAGGCCGGGTACATCTATTCGCTCCTCTCGGAGCTGGATGAAACGCGCCCCACCCTCTCGCTGCGGGAAACCCGTGATCTGGACGACACGGCGGCGCGGCAACTGCTGGAAAGCCTGCCCGGCGTGGGCATGAAGACGGCGAGTTGCGTGCTGCTGTTCGATCTGGCGCGGCCCGCCATGCCGGTGGACACGCACATTCACTGCATTGCGCGGCGGCTGGAACTGGTGCCCGAAGCCTGGAACGCGGTCAAGGTGGAACGCTGGTTCGACGAGGTGCTGCCGCGTGAGTGGACGGCCCGCTACACCTTTCACGTCGCGGCCATTCGCCACGGCCGCCAGACCTGCCGTGCCCGCAACCCGGCCTGCGGCGTGTGCGTGCTGCGTGACCTGTGCCCGTCGGCGGCTATCCTGGGCGGATGA
- a CDS encoding 3'(2'),5'-bisphosphate nucleotidase CysQ, with product MTVPDLTRELEVASRLAREAGALLLHHRAVGFDVQHKTSLEDPVTVADREASALIVAGLAGAFPNDGLLSEEETDSAARLSQERVWIIDPIDGTSEFIKGTADYCVSIGLAMGDAAVLGVVYAPTTDELFAGVVGQGVWKNGQKVNRGPRSEGWRVAVSDTEFGRELNRHDLPGMVPSGSIALKLARLSADEADATFTMSPRSEWDIAAGDALVQAAGGTLRRRDGQPVLYNQPSPHLEQGLIAGLPDALEWLEGELSRRRLPTAHLGMKASAPAWSYLETADQAALGGHSGVSIRHAGPEVLALLVIDPDTRTVERAEGDAFHLERLTRDVVRAAGPLSTPGAKLNP from the coding sequence ATGACCGTCCCCGACTTGACCCGTGAATTAGAGGTGGCCTCCCGGCTGGCGCGCGAGGCTGGAGCGCTGCTGCTCCACCACCGCGCCGTGGGCTTCGACGTGCAGCACAAGACCAGCCTGGAAGACCCGGTGACGGTGGCTGACCGCGAGGCGTCCGCGCTGATCGTGGCGGGGCTGGCGGGGGCGTTTCCCAACGACGGCCTGCTGAGCGAGGAAGAAACCGACAGCGCGGCGCGGCTGTCGCAGGAACGGGTCTGGATCATCGATCCCATCGACGGCACCAGCGAATTCATCAAGGGCACGGCGGACTACTGCGTCAGCATCGGCCTGGCGATGGGGGACGCCGCCGTGCTGGGCGTGGTCTACGCGCCGACGACAGACGAACTGTTCGCGGGCGTGGTGGGTCAGGGGGTCTGGAAAAACGGGCAGAAAGTGAACCGTGGGCCGCGTTCGGAAGGCTGGCGCGTTGCCGTCTCGGACACGGAATTCGGGCGCGAGTTAAACCGCCATGACCTGCCGGGGATGGTGCCCAGCGGCAGCATCGCGCTGAAGCTGGCCCGCCTGAGCGCCGACGAGGCCGACGCCACCTTCACCATGTCGCCGCGCAGCGAGTGGGACATCGCCGCCGGGGACGCGCTGGTGCAGGCGGCGGGCGGGACACTGCGCCGCCGCGACGGGCAGCCTGTCCTCTACAACCAGCCCTCGCCGCATCTGGAGCAGGGATTGATCGCCGGCCTGCCGGACGCGCTGGAGTGGCTGGAAGGCGAACTGTCGCGCCGCCGCCTGCCCACCGCGCACCTGGGCATGAAAGCGTCGGCGCCGGCCTGGAGCTATCTGGAAACGGCTGATCAGGCGGCGCTGGGCGGCCATTCCGGCGTCAGCATCCGGCACGCGGGGCCAGAGGTGCTGGCGCTGCTGGTGATCGATCCCGACACCCGCACGGTGGAACGCGCCGAGGGCGACGCCTTTCACCTGGAACGCCTGACGCGGGATGTGGTGCGGGCGGCGGGGCCACTCTCTACTCCGGGCGCTAAACTCAATCCATGA